From the Variovorax paradoxus genome, the window ACTCGTTCTGCGGATGTCGCTCCAGCGTGAGCAGGCAGCCCGGCACCACCGCGCGCAGGTTGCCCGAACCGCTCGCGCGCTCGCCGTCGCTGCCGGCTTCTTCCATTCGCGTGCGTGCAAGCTGCTCGCCCTCGGACTCCACCACGTAGTCGCCCGGCCAGCCGTAGCGCTCCATGCCGCTTTGCGAGGTCTTGCGCGGCATGGCGCTCACCTGCTGCAGCCGCGCCTTGGGCCGCTTGAAGTCGAAGTCGTCGGTCACCCAGCGGCCGCTCTGCAAGGCCTCGCAGGCATTGAAGCGGTCGCAGTGCTCTTCGCGCACCGTGTCGTCGGCACCGTGAAAGGGCACCTTCTGGTACGCCGCATTGGCAAAGGGCTGGTGCGAAGCCATGTCGTCGACGATCACCAGCTTGTGGCTGCCTTCGGCATGCTCGAAGTGCCAGTACAGGCCCCACTCGTGCAGCAGCCGCGCGATGAAGTCGTGGTCGCTCTCGCCGTACTGCACCTGGAACTCGCGCGCAGGATAGCTGCGCGTGGCCTTGATCTCGTGCGCGAAGTCGTAGTCGCCGAGCACCTCGGCCACGATGTCGACGACGCTCTTGTTCTGGAAGATCCTGTAGTCGCTGGTGCGCGTGGCCAGCGTGAGCCACGGCTCGATGACCGCTTCGTAGAGCGCACGGCGGTTCTCCAGGCGCAGGAAGCGCACACGCGTGACGAGCCCGCCGATGTGCCGCTTCTCGCCGCCGGCACCGGGACGTCCATCGAGCAATACGTGCACAGTGAGCGTCTCTCCCACCAGTTGCTTGATGTCGACGTTCGCGGCCTGGCGCTCGTTGTAGCCGGCCTGCTCGGGCGTGGCGAGCGTCACCGTGTAGAGGTACAGGCGCCCGAGCTGCTCTTCGCCCTCGATGCGTATCGGCTCCAACGCCGGCCGGCCGCCCAGCATGGGCATGGCGGCGCAAGACGCGGTCAATACGCGGACGGACCGCGCCGGGCCTGATGGCATGACACTCTCCCTACATTCGAATCGTTCGACGGAACTGCTGCGGTGCAAGCGGCGGCCTGTTCACCGGCGCTCGCGAGTCTGCGTGGACATGTTCCGCATCAACCGTGACAGATCGATTGCATTCGGACGTTCGGAGGGTGCTATTGCTTCAATTGGCGCGATTTGGAGCGCTTCTCCGACACGCGGCGCAGGCGAACAAAACCATAAGTCTTAAGTCGCGCCGGCCTCCGCGAGCCATCGCGCCGCGAGCGTGGGCACGATCTCGCCAGCCTTGCCCTGAAGAAAGGTGTAGCCGTGCGGCACCTCTTCCATGTCGAGTGCGACCAGCACCTTCTCCGCATCGCGGCTGGCGTACTGCAGGAGCGATGCGGCCGGATAGACGGTGAGCGAAGTGCCGACCACCAGCACGCGCGCGGCAGTGGCGACATGCATCTCGGCGTCGTCGAAGTGCTGCACCGCTTCGCCGAACCACACGATGTCGGGGCGCAGCTGCGTGCCATCCTCGCACAGCTGGCCCATGGCGATGGGGTCGCCGTCGATGCGGTAGCGCCTCGGGCTCGCACCGGCCGAGCCGCGCACACAGGCGAGCTCTCCATGAAGGTGGACCACGTGGCTCGAACCTGCGCGCTCGTGCAACGCGTCGACGTTCTGCGTGACGACGACCACCTCGTAGGCGCCCTCGAGCGATGCGATGGCGCGGTGCGCGGCATTCGGCTGCGCCTGCCACGCCTTCGCGCGCCGCTCGTTGTAGAAGGCCAGCACCGCCTCGGGGTGCCGTTGCCACCCTGCGGGGCTCGCAAGCTCCTGCCACGAATAGGTGTTCCACAGCCCCTTCGCATCACGGAAGGTGGGCAGGCCGCTCTCGGCACTGATGCCGGAGCCGGAGAGGACGACGATCTTGCGCGGCTGCGCCTTGCCCGAAGGGCGATCCTGGTTCAGGCTCGGGATGGAAGACATGGCGGGCGACTGTAGGCCAGGCCGTCGGGCCCGGCGGTTGCATGGTCTCTCCAGTCCGACTCGAACGGACACTGCCCGAAGGCTCCAGGGTTTGAGGCTGGCGCGTCTGCCGATTCCGCCATGGAGAGAAAGGAAAGGAAATCGATGGAGGCGCGGCCCGGAGTCGAACCGGGATGGGCGGATTTGTAATCCGCTGCATGGCCGCTTTGCTACCGCGCCGCGATGAGGTTGAAGAAATGGTGGATCGTCTTCGAGTCGAACGAAGTATTCCGAAGAGGCGGGGTTACAGCCCGCTGCAGTCGCCAGTGCTGCTCACGATCCATCCTGAAAACTGGCAGGCCCTCAAGGATTCGAACCTCGGATGCCGGGATCAGAACCCAGTGCCTTACCACTTGGCGAAGGGCCAGCAAAACGAAAGACAAGAACGTTGGCGCGCGCGGAAGGATTCGAACCTTCAACCGTTGGGTTTGGAGTCCAGTGCTCTGCCAGTTGAGCTACACACGCTTGAATCGGGACCATGGTCTGGGTGGCAGGATTTGAACCTGCAGCCTCCTGCTTCCAAGGCAGGCCGTCTACCGGATTGACAGTACACCCAGAGATAAAAAAAGCCGTTCGTTGTTTGGTGCCCCGGGGGAGATTCGAACTCCCAGAATTCCGCTTCTAAGGCGGACACGTCTACCAGTTGCGTCACCAGGGCTGGATATGGATGAGTGGTGCGAAGTGAAAACAAAAAGGCCCGGAACCTTGCGGTGTCCGGGCCTCTGCTGAAAGAGTTTGGGAGCTGTGCGCCTACGCGCTGCCTCCACCCGGTTGCACCTGATGCTGAACGTCGCATGCCAACGGATTGGCCTGCAGTTGGGGCATCGGGCACGGATACTGATCGAGCTGCCACGCAGACAGCGCGCACGCGAGCACCTGGCCCGATGCGGGGCGGAGGGTGTGGAGGCGGATGACTGCGGTGTTCACTGGATGTCCTGTTGCGTTGCCTGGGTTGCTTGTCTGCTTGAATCGGTTGGCGGCCTGAACCGCGAGTGAGGCGTACTGTAAATAGTGTTTACTGGAACGTCAACAACCTTGGCCAACTTTTTTTCAGCGTGTCTTTCACGGCAACGAGAATGCGCGCATCCGCAGCATCGAACACGTTCACACCATGCCCATGCCGAAGACACACATCCGTCGCATTGCAATCGCCACGCTGGCCTTCTCGTTGAGCGCCGCAGTGATCGCCGCCACACCGGCTGCGCAGCAGCAACAACAACAGGCTGTTGCGCAGAGTGCGGGCAAGGCCGTGCCCGGAACACCCGTGCCGGCAGGCTCGCCGCTGGCCGGCCCGATCCACTTCCAGTTCGCGATCTACTACGCCAAGGCGCCCACGACGGACCCCATGTCCGCACTGCACAGCAACCTGTCGAAGCTCGGTGGAAGCCCCAAGCTGCTCGCCGTGGCGCCCACGCCTGCATCGGCCACCGAGCCCGTGGTGTTCGCGAACTGGAACACCACCACCGTGCTGCAGGACTATCGCGCGCCGAACATGGAGCAGCTGCCGCGCTTCGGCCGCGGCCTGTCGCGCGAGCAGGCCGAGGCCCTGCAGAAGGCCGATCGCGCGTTGATCCTCGACTTCGCGCATCCCGCGCAGCAATCTTCCGCGGCCATGCTGAAGGCGCTGCAACTCACGCTGCAGGTGGCGAGCGACACCGGCGGCCTGGTGTGGGACGAGGAAACGCGCGAGGTCTTCACACCGAGGAGTGGCGCAAGCGCCGCATCGATTCGTGGGCCGGCGGCGTGCCCGACATGTCCCAGCAGACCGTCATCCACGCCTACCGCA encodes:
- a CDS encoding SIR2 family NAD-dependent protein deacylase; protein product: MSSIPSLNQDRPSGKAQPRKIVVLSGSGISAESGLPTFRDAKGLWNTYSWQELASPAGWQRHPEAVLAFYNERRAKAWQAQPNAAHRAIASLEGAYEVVVVTQNVDALHERAGSSHVVHLHGELACVRGSAGASPRRYRIDGDPIAMGQLCEDGTQLRPDIVWFGEAVQHFDDAEMHVATAARVLVVGTSLTVYPAASLLQYASRDAEKVLVALDMEEVPHGYTFLQGKAGEIVPTLAARWLAEAGAT